From the genome of Helicobacter pylori, one region includes:
- the pyrF gene encoding orotidine-5'-phosphate decarboxylase translates to MQLCVALDLEKKEDNLSLLQELKGLDLWAKVGLRSFIRDGAVFLDEIRKIDGNFKIFLDLKLYDIPYTMANAALECAKLEIDMLTVHLSSAKSALTILMQRLNALKKRPLIMGVSALTSFSEEEFLSVYNAPLKTQAIALSAMGKESGIDGVVCSVFESLAIKEALGKGFLTLTPGIRLDKNDKEDQERVANAKEAKQNLSDFIVVGRPIYQAKEPREVVLELLKDC, encoded by the coding sequence ATGCAATTATGTGTCGCATTGGATTTAGAAAAAAAAGAGGACAATCTTTCTTTATTGCAAGAATTAAAGGGCTTAGATTTATGGGCTAAAGTGGGGCTTAGATCTTTTATAAGAGATGGGGCTGTTTTTTTAGATGAAATCAGAAAGATTGATGGGAATTTTAAGATTTTTTTGGATTTGAAGCTCTATGATATTCCTTATACTATGGCAAATGCCGCGCTAGAGTGCGCGAAATTAGAAATTGATATGCTCACCGTGCATTTAAGCAGCGCTAAAAGCGCGCTAACCATTTTAATGCAACGCCTAAACGCTCTTAAAAAACGCCCCTTAATCATGGGCGTGAGCGCTTTAACCAGCTTTAGCGAAGAGGAATTTTTGAGCGTGTATAACGCCCCTTTAAAAACGCAAGCGATCGCATTAAGCGCTATGGGTAAAGAGAGCGGGATTGATGGGGTGGTGTGTTCGGTGTTTGAAAGTTTAGCGATTAAAGAGGCTTTAGGTAAGGGCTTTTTGACTTTAACCCCTGGCATAAGGCTGGATAAAAACGATAAAGAAGATCAAGAAAGGGTAGCGAACGCTAAAGAAGCCAAACAAAATTTAAGCGATTTTATCGTGGTGGGCCGCCCCATTTATCAAGCTAAAGAGCCTAGAGAAGTGGTTTTAGAGCTTTTAAAGGATTGTTAA
- the kdsA gene encoding 3-deoxy-8-phosphooctulonate synthase has product MKTSQTKTPKPVLIAGPCVIESLENLRSIAIKLQPLANDERLDFYFKASFDKANRTSLESYRGPGLEKGLEMLQTIKDEFGYKILTDVHESYQASAAAKVADILQIPAFLCRQTDLIVGVSQTNAIVNIKKGQFMNPKDMQYSVLKALKTRDSSIQSPTYETALKNGVWLCERGSSFGYGNLVVDMRSLKIMREFAPVIFDATHSVQMPGGANGKSSGDSSFAPILARAAAAVGIDGLFAETHIDPKNALSDGANMLKPGELEHLVTDMLKIQNLF; this is encoded by the coding sequence ATGAAAACTTCTCAAACAAAAACCCCTAAACCCGTTTTAATCGCCGGGCCATGCGTCATTGAGAGCTTAGAAAATCTAAGAAGTATCGCTATTAAATTACAACCCCTAGCCAACGACGAGCGGTTGGATTTTTATTTTAAAGCGAGTTTTGATAAGGCTAACCGCACGAGTTTAGAGAGTTACAGAGGACCTGGTTTAGAAAAAGGCTTAGAAATGTTACAAACCATCAAAGATGAATTTGGCTATAAAATTTTAACCGATGTGCATGAGAGCTATCAAGCAAGTGCAGCAGCCAAGGTAGCCGATATTTTACAAATCCCAGCGTTTTTGTGCCGCCAAACGGATCTGATTGTAGGAGTGAGCCAAACTAACGCCATTGTCAATATCAAAAAAGGGCAATTCATGAACCCAAAAGACATGCAATATTCTGTCTTAAAAGCCCTTAAAACGAGAGATAGTAGCATTCAAAGCCCCACTTATGAAACAGCATTAAAAAATGGCGTGTGGCTGTGTGAAAGGGGGAGCAGCTTTGGGTATGGGAATTTAGTGGTGGATATGCGCTCCTTAAAAATCATGCGAGAGTTTGCCCCTGTGATTTTTGACGCTACTCATAGCGTGCAAATGCCAGGGGGAGCGAATGGGAAAAGTTCAGGAGACAGCTCTTTTGCCCCTATTTTAGCCAGAGCTGCGGCTGCGGTGGGGATTGATGGGTTGTTCGCCGAAACGCATATTGATCCTAAAAACGCCCTAAGTGATGGGGCGAACATGCTAAAACCTGGCGAGCTAGAGCATTTAGTAACCGACATGTTAAAAATCCAAAACTTATTTTAA
- the ribH gene encoding 6,7-dimethyl-8-ribityllumazine synthase — protein MRIIEGKLQLQGNERIAILTSRFNHIITDRLQEGAIDCFKRHGGDEDLLDIVLVPGAYELPFILERLLESEKYDGVCVLGAIIRGGTPHFDYVSAEATKGIANAMLKYSMPVSFGVLTTDNIEQAIERAGSKAGNKGFEAMSTLIELLSLCQTLKG, from the coding sequence ATGCGAATCATAGAAGGGAAATTGCAATTACAAGGGAATGAAAGAATCGCTATTTTAACATCGCGCTTCAATCACATCATCACAGACAGATTGCAAGAAGGAGCGATTGACTGCTTTAAGAGGCATGGGGGCGATGAGGATCTTTTAGACATCGTACTGGTGCCTGGGGCTTATGAATTGCCTTTCATTTTAGAGAGGTTGTTAGAGAGCGAAAAATACGATGGCGTGTGCGTTTTAGGGGCAATTATTAGGGGGGGGACTCCGCATTTTGACTATGTGAGCGCGGAAGCGACTAAGGGCATTGCCAACGCGATGCTAAAATACAGCATGCCTGTAAGCTTTGGCGTGCTGACCACGGACAACATTGAGCAAGCGATTGAAAGAGCGGGCAGTAAAGCCGGCAATAAGGGCTTTGAAGCGATGAGCACCCTCATTGAATTATTGAGCTTGTGCCAAACTCTCAAGGGTTAA
- the nusB gene encoding transcription antitermination factor NusB produces MATRTQARGAVVELLYAFESGNEEIKKIASSMLEEKKIKNNQLAFALSLFNGVLEKINEIDALIEPHLKDWDFKRLGSMEKAILRLGAYEIGFTPTQNPIIINECIELGKLYAEPNTPKFLNAILDSLSKKLAQKPLN; encoded by the coding sequence ATGGCGACACGAACTCAAGCCAGGGGGGCTGTGGTTGAATTGTTGTATGCGTTTGAGAGCGGTAATGAAGAAATTAAAAAAATCGCTTCCAGCATGTTAGAAGAAAAAAAGATTAAAAACAACCAGCTTGCTTTCGCTTTAAGCCTTTTTAACGGCGTGTTAGAAAAAATCAATGAAATCGACGCTCTCATTGAACCGCATTTAAAAGACTGGGATTTCAAACGATTGGGGAGCATGGAAAAGGCGATTTTACGCTTAGGAGCGTATGAAATTGGCTTCACGCCCACGCAAAACCCCATCATCATCAATGAATGCATAGAGCTTGGCAAACTCTATGCTGAGCCTAACACCCCTAAATTTTTAAACGCTATCTTGGATTCTTTGAGCAAGAAACTCGCTCAAAAACCCCTGAATTGA
- a CDS encoding DUF3944 domain-containing protein translates to MAYKYDRDLEFLKQLESSDLLDLFEVLVFGKDGEKRHNEKLTSSIEYKRHGDDYAKYAERIAEELQYYGSNSFASFIKGEGVLYKEILCDVCDKLKVNYNKKTETTLIEQNMLSKILERSLEEMDDEEVKEMCDELSIKNTDNLNRQALSAAALTLFKMGGFKSYQLAVIVADAVAKTILGRGLSLAGNQALTRTLSFLTGPVGWIITGVWTAIDIAGPAYRVTIPACIVVATLRLKTQQAGEDKKSLQIESI, encoded by the coding sequence ATGGCATACAAATATGATAGAGACTTGGAATTTTTAAAGCAATTGGAATCTAGTGACTTATTGGATTTGTTTGAGGTGCTTGTTTTTGGTAAAGACGGCGAAAAGAGACACAATGAAAAACTGACGAGTTCAATAGAATACAAAAGGCATGGCGATGATTACGCTAAATACGCAGAAAGAATTGCTGAAGAGTTGCAATACTATGGGAGCAATAGTTTTGCGAGTTTCATTAAAGGTGAAGGAGTCTTATACAAAGAGATCCTGTGCGATGTGTGCGATAAATTAAAGGTTAATTACAACAAGAAAACTGAAACGACTTTAATTGAACAAAACATGCTTTCTAAAATCTTAGAAAGAAGCTTAGAAGAAATGGATGATGAAGAAGTGAAAGAAATGTGCGATGAATTGTCCATAAAAAACACTGACAATTTAAACAGACAAGCCTTAAGCGCAGCGGCTTTAACGCTGTTTAAAATGGGAGGCTTTAAATCTTATCAATTAGCTGTCATTGTTGCGGATGCGGTCGCAAAAACCATTCTAGGACGTGGTTTATCGCTTGCGGGCAATCAAGCACTTACAAGAACTCTGAGCTTTTTAACAGGCCCTGTTGGCTGGATCATTACAGGCGTATGGACGGCGATTGATATTGCAGGGCCGGCTTATAGGGTAACCATACCGGCATGCATTGTGGTCGCCACTTTACGCCTAAAAACACAGCAAGCCGGTGAGGATAAGAAGTCGTTGCAAATAGAATCCATTTAA
- a CDS encoding DUF3944 domain-containing protein, translated as MAYRYDSDLEFLKQLSSNDLKDLFDVLIYDEYGAPRMSEELLKIQQNTKHMVVITLNTPKGSPKNYSVMGAIVLRICLETKGFYTKKFCAMCAII; from the coding sequence ATGGCATACAGATACGATAGCGATTTGGAATTTTTAAAGCAATTAAGCTCTAACGATTTGAAAGATTTGTTTGATGTGCTTATTTATGATGAATATGGCGCACCAAGAATGAGTGAAGAATTGCTAAAAATTCAACAGAATACAAAACATATGGTAGTGATTACGCTAAATACCCCAAAAGGATCGCCGAAGAATTACAGTGTTATGGGAGCAATAGTTTTGCGAATTTGTTTAGAGACGAAGGGGTTTTATACAAAGAAATTTTGTGCGATGTGTGCGATCATTTAA
- the flgG gene encoding flagellar basal-body rod protein FlgG: MLRSLYSATSGMLAQQTHIDTTSNNIANVNTTGFKKSRADFNDLFYQAMQYAGTNTSNTTLSPNGMEVGLGVRPSAITKMFSQGSPKETENNLDVAITGKGFFQVQLPDGTTAYTRSGNFKLDEQGNLVTSEGYLLIPQITLPEDTTQVNIGVDGTVSVTQGLQTTSNVIGQITLANFVNPAGLHSMGDNLFSITNASGDAIVGNPDSQGLGKLRQGFLELSNVRLVEEMTDLITAQRAYEANSKSIQTADAMLQTVNSLKR; encoded by the coding sequence ATGCTCCGCTCTCTCTATAGCGCCACTTCAGGGATGCTCGCCCAACAAACGCATATTGACACCACTTCAAACAATATCGCTAATGTCAATACCACCGGGTTTAAAAAATCTCGAGCGGATTTTAACGACTTGTTTTACCAAGCGATGCAATACGCTGGCACCAACACAAGCAACACGACTTTATCGCCAAATGGCATGGAAGTGGGCTTAGGCGTGCGTCCTAGTGCGATTACTAAAATGTTTTCGCAAGGCAGCCCTAAAGAAACGGAAAATAATTTAGATGTCGCCATTACGGGTAAAGGCTTTTTTCAAGTCCAGTTGCCTGATGGCACCACCGCTTATACAAGGAGTGGGAATTTTAAGCTAGACGAACAAGGCAATCTTGTAACGAGCGAGGGCTATCTCCTCATCCCTCAAATCACTTTACCTGAAGACACCACGCAAGTGAATATCGGTGTGGATGGCACGGTGAGCGTGACTCAAGGCTTGCAAACGACTTCTAATGTGATCGGGCAAATCACTTTGGCTAATTTTGTCAATCCGGCGGGGCTTCATTCTATGGGGGATAATCTGTTTTCAATCACCAACGCTAGCGGCGATGCGATTGTGGGTAATCCGGATTCTCAAGGATTAGGCAAGTTAAGACAAGGCTTTTTGGAGCTTAGCAATGTGAGATTGGTAGAAGAAATGACGGATCTAATCACTGCTCAAAGGGCTTATGAAGCCAATTCTAAAAGCATTCAAACCGCTGATGCCATGCTCCAGACGGTCAATTCCCTCAAACGCTAA
- the tsaD gene encoding tRNA (adenosine(37)-N6)-threonylcarbamoyltransferase complex transferase subunit TsaD: protein MILSIESSCDDSSLALTRIKDAKLIAHFKISQEKHHSSYGGVVPELASRLHAENLPLLLERIKISLNKDFSKIKAIAITNQPGLSVTLIEGLMMAKALSLSLNLPLILEDHLRGHVYSLFINEQQTCMPLSVLLVSGGHSLILEARGYEDIKIVATSLDDSFGESFDKVSKMLDLGYPGGPIVEKLALDYVHQNEPLIFPIPLKNSPNPAFSFSGLKNAVRLEVEKNAPHLNDSLKQKIGYHFQSAAIEHLIQQTKRYFKIKRPKIFGIVGGASQNLALRKAFENLCAEFDCKLVLAPLEFCSDNAAMIGRSSLEAYQKKRFVPLEKANISPRTLLKRFE from the coding sequence ATGATTTTAAGCATTGAAAGTTCTTGCGATGACAGCTCTTTAGCCCTTACAAGAATAAAGGACGCTAAGCTCATCGCTCATTTTAAAATCTCTCAAGAAAAGCACCACAGCTCTTATGGGGGCGTTGTGCCTGAGCTTGCATCGCGCTTGCATGCTGAGAATTTGCCGCTCTTATTAGAACGCATTAAAATAAGCTTGAATAAGGATTTTTCCAAAATTAAAGCCATCGCTATCACTAATCAGCCAGGTTTGAGCGTGACTTTAATAGAAGGTTTGATGATGGCAAAAGCCTTGAGCTTGTCTTTGAATTTACCCTTGATTTTAGAAGATCATTTGAGAGGGCATGTGTATTCGCTCTTTATCAATGAACAACAAACCTGCATGCCTTTAAGCGTGTTGCTAGTCTCTGGGGGGCATTCTTTGATTTTAGAGGCTAGAGGTTATGAAGACATTAAAATCGTTGCCACGAGTTTAGACGATAGCTTTGGGGAGAGTTTTGATAAGGTTTCCAAAATGCTTGATTTAGGCTATCCAGGGGGCCCCATAGTGGAAAAATTAGCCCTTGATTATGTGCATCAAAACGAGCCTTTAATATTCCCTATCCCTTTAAAAAACAGCCCGAATCCGGCTTTTAGTTTTTCAGGTTTAAAAAATGCGGTGCGTTTGGAGGTTGAAAAAAACGCCCCCCATTTGAATGATAGCCTCAAACAAAAGATTGGCTATCATTTTCAAAGCGCAGCGATTGAGCATTTAATCCAGCAGACTAAACGCTATTTTAAAATCAAACGCCCTAAAATTTTTGGCATTGTGGGGGGAGCGAGCCAAAATCTTGCTTTAAGAAAGGCGTTTGAAAACTTGTGTGCTGAATTTGATTGCAAGCTTGTTTTAGCCCCTTTAGAATTTTGCAGCGATAATGCCGCCATGATAGGGCGATCAAGCCTAGAAGCTTATCAAAAAAAGCGCTTTGTCCCTTTAGAAAAGGCCAATATTTCGCCAAGAACGCTGTTGAAACGCTTTGAGTGA
- the pdxA gene encoding 4-hydroxythreonine-4-phosphate dehydrogenase codes for MAKKKIAISCGDVQGVGLELILKSHKEVSVLCEPLYLIDGELLERANQLLNNAYEAKTLNAIAINSPLPLLNSNTIGKVSAQSGAYSFESFKKACELADDKEVDGICTLPINKLAWQQAQIPFVGHTDFLKQRYKERQIIMMLGCFKLFVGLFSDHVPLGEVSKLIQVEALVRFLLAFQKSTQAKIVQVCGFNPHAGEEGLFGKEDEKILKAIQKSNQTLGFECFLGPLPADSAFAPNKRKITPFYVSMSHDVGLAPLKALYFDESINVSLNAPILRASTDHGTAFDIAYQNKANNKSYLNAIKYLA; via the coding sequence ATGGCTAAAAAGAAAATTGCGATCAGTTGTGGGGATGTTCAAGGCGTAGGCTTGGAATTGATTTTAAAAAGCCATAAGGAAGTGAGCGTGCTTTGTGAACCGTTGTATCTCATTGATGGCGAGCTTTTAGAGCGGGCCAATCAATTGCTTAATAACGCTTATGAAGCTAAAACGCTTAACGCAATCGCTATCAATTCCCCCTTACCCTTATTGAATTCTAACACGATAGGCAAAGTCAGTGCTCAAAGCGGGGCGTATAGTTTTGAGAGTTTTAAAAAGGCTTGCGAGTTAGCGGATGATAAAGAAGTGGATGGCATTTGCACTTTGCCTATCAACAAACTCGCATGGCAACAAGCTCAAATCCCTTTTGTGGGGCATACCGATTTTTTAAAACAACGCTATAAAGAGCGTCAAATTATCATGATGCTTGGGTGTTTTAAACTCTTTGTGGGGCTATTTAGCGACCATGTGCCTTTAGGGGAGGTTTCTAAACTCATTCAAGTGGAAGCGTTAGTCCGGTTTTTGTTAGCGTTTCAAAAAAGCACTCAAGCTAAAATCGTTCAAGTGTGTGGTTTTAACCCCCATGCGGGCGAAGAGGGCTTGTTCGGGAAAGAAGATGAAAAGATTTTAAAGGCCATTCAAAAGAGCAACCAAACGCTAGGTTTTGAATGCTTTTTAGGGCCTTTGCCCGCTGATAGCGCTTTTGCCCCTAATAAACGCAAAATAACCCCTTTTTATGTGAGCATGAGCCATGATGTGGGGCTAGCCCCTTTAAAAGCGCTCTATTTTGATGAAAGCATTAATGTGAGTTTGAACGCCCCCATTTTACGCGCTTCCACTGACCATGGCACAGCGTTTGATATTGCTTATCAAAACAAAGCGAACAACAAAAGCTATTTGAATGCGATCAAGTATTTAGCTTAA
- the pdxJ gene encoding pyridoxine 5'-phosphate synthase, whose product MRFGLNIDHIVTLREIRKTYEPEILEALFIAKNTHKVDLITIHLREDKRHIQNEDVLKLLEISPLPINIECSINAEITDFLCSLKNKPSKVTIVPENRNEVTTEGGLDCSLKGLEEVIRAYRNQGIEVSLFIDPLKDALHFAREHQVKQVEFHTGVYANLHNALHSNANNQIHAISALKDKRPKELKEELHNAFLQLRRMSKEAFFMGITACAGHGLNYSNVKELLKIPSLRELNIGHSVISKAVLVGLEKAILEMAQLIKR is encoded by the coding sequence ATGCGTTTTGGATTGAATATTGATCACATTGTTACTTTAAGAGAGATAAGAAAAACTTATGAGCCTGAGATTTTAGAAGCCCTATTTATCGCTAAAAACACCCATAAAGTGGATTTAATCACCATTCATTTGAGGGAAGACAAACGGCACATTCAAAATGAAGATGTTTTGAAGCTGCTTGAAATAAGCCCTTTGCCTATCAATATTGAATGCTCTATCAATGCTGAAATCACTGATTTTTTATGCTCTTTAAAAAATAAGCCAAGTAAGGTTACAATCGTGCCTGAAAACAGAAATGAGGTTACGACAGAGGGGGGATTGGATTGTTCATTAAAGGGTTTAGAAGAGGTGATTAGAGCGTATCGCAATCAAGGCATTGAAGTGTCTTTGTTTATTGATCCTTTAAAAGACGCCCTGCATTTTGCAAGGGAGCATCAAGTCAAGCAAGTGGAGTTCCACACTGGGGTGTATGCGAATTTGCACAACGCTCTACACTCTAACGCTAACAATCAAATCCATGCCATTAGTGCGCTCAAAGACAAAAGACCTAAAGAACTGAAAGAAGAATTGCACAACGCCTTTTTGCAATTAAGAAGAATGAGTAAGGAAGCGTTTTTTATGGGCATTACAGCATGCGCAGGGCATGGGTTGAATTATTCTAATGTGAAAGAATTGTTAAAAATCCCCTCTTTAAGAGAGCTTAATATCGGTCATAGCGTGATTTCAAAAGCGGTTTTAGTGGGCTTAGAAAAAGCGATTTTAGAAATGGCGCAACTCATTAAACGATAA
- a CDS encoding glycosyltransferase family 4 protein, giving the protein MLWVLYFLTSLFICSLIVLWSKKSTLFVDNANKIQGFHHARTPRAGGLGIFLSFALACYFEPFEMPFKGFFVFLGLLLIFLSGFLEDINLSLSPKIRLILQAVGVICIISSTPLVVSDFSPLFSLPYFVAFLFAIFMLVGISNAINIIDGFNGLASGICTITLLVIHYIDPSSLSCLLAYMVLGFMVLNFPLGKIFLGDGGAYFLGLVCGISLLNLSLEQKISVFFGLNLMLYPVIEVLFSILRRKIKRQKATMPDNLHLHTLLFQFLQQRSLNYPNPLCAFILILCNLPFILISVFFRLNAYALIVISLVFIACYLMGYAYLNRQVCVLEKRAF; this is encoded by the coding sequence GTGTTGTGGGTGCTATATTTTCTAACCAGTCTCTTCATTTGCTCTTTGATTGTTTTGTGGTCTAAAAAATCCACGCTCTTTGTGGATAACGCTAACAAAATACAAGGCTTTCATCATGCAAGAACCCCACGAGCCGGGGGGCTTGGGATCTTTCTTTCTTTTGCGTTGGCTTGTTATTTTGAACCTTTTGAAATGCCTTTTAAGGGGTTTTTTGTTTTTTTGGGGCTGTTGTTAATCTTTTTAAGCGGTTTTTTAGAAGACATTAACCTTTCACTCAGCCCTAAAATACGCCTTATTTTGCAAGCCGTAGGGGTTATTTGCATCATCTCATCAACGCCTTTAGTGGTGAGCGATTTTTCGCCCCTTTTTAGCTTGCCTTATTTTGTTGCTTTTTTATTCGCAATTTTTATGCTAGTGGGCATCAGTAATGCTATTAATATCATTGACGGGTTTAACGGACTTGCATCAGGGATTTGCACGATTACGCTTTTAGTCATTCATTATATAGACCCTAGCAGTTTGTCTTGTTTGCTGGCTTACATGGTGCTTGGGTTTATGGTGTTAAATTTCCCTTTAGGAAAGATTTTTTTAGGCGATGGGGGGGCGTATTTTTTGGGTTTGGTGTGCGGGATTTCCCTTTTAAATTTGAGTTTAGAGCAAAAAATCAGCGTGTTTTTTGGGCTCAATTTAATGCTTTATCCGGTCATAGAGGTGCTTTTTAGTATCCTTAGGCGCAAAATAAAACGCCAGAAAGCCACCATGCCGGATAATTTGCATTTGCACACCCTTTTATTCCAATTCTTGCAACAACGCTCTTTAAATTACCCCAACCCTTTATGCGCGTTTATCCTTATTCTATGCAACCTGCCTTTTATTTTAATAAGCGTCTTTTTTCGCTTAAACGCTTACGCGCTCATTGTCATTAGCCTGGTCTTTATCGCATGCTATTTAATGGGTTATGCTTATTTGAATAGGCAAGTTTGCGTTTTAGAAAAACGAGCGTTTTAA
- the lpxF gene encoding lipid A 4'-phosphatase yields the protein MKKLKSLFLSLLLWVYPLRSEPINEGAYILEEIGDVLRFLPIFVGTVSLAMRDYRGLGELAVGTLVTQGVIYGLKGAFSTAHKDGARVEFAKRPCCNSWRGMPSGHAGGAFSAAGFVYYRYGWKPALPVIALAILTDASRVVAGQHTILQVTIGSLIAWGFAYLFTSRYKPKQWMLYPEISSDFKGSSRYGVSFSYQW from the coding sequence ATGAAAAAGCTCAAAAGTCTTTTTTTGAGTCTGCTCTTATGGGTATATCCTTTAAGGAGTGAACCGATCAATGAGGGGGCATACATTTTAGAAGAGATTGGCGATGTGCTTAGGTTTTTGCCTATTTTTGTAGGCACGGTCAGTTTGGCGATGCGCGATTATAGAGGTTTAGGGGAATTAGCGGTCGGCACATTAGTCACTCAAGGAGTGATTTATGGCCTTAAAGGAGCTTTTAGCACCGCCCATAAAGATGGGGCTAGAGTGGAATTCGCTAAACGCCCGTGCTGTAATTCTTGGAGAGGCATGCCAAGCGGGCATGCTGGGGGGGCGTTTAGTGCGGCCGGGTTTGTGTATTACCGCTACGGGTGGAAACCGGCTCTTCCTGTGATCGCTCTTGCAATACTCACTGATGCCAGCAGAGTGGTGGCAGGACAACACACGATCTTGCAAGTTACGATCGGCAGCCTTATCGCATGGGGGTTTGCTTATTTATTCACTTCACGCTACAAACCTAAGCAATGGATGCTCTATCCTGAAATCTCTAGCGATTTTAAGGGCAGTAGCCGCTATGGGGTGAGCTTTTCTTATCAATGGTAA
- a CDS encoding glycosyltransferase family 8 protein yields the protein MQHEIPIAFAFDKNYLKTGAVALYSLLHAHRAVEGVLFSIYVFYSGLNEDDLNRLQETIKPFKHFATLKCQDISATLDSLPTITDSAWVNRYSRMILVKYLLPSLFPQYSKMIWSDVDVVFCRAFADDFIALDISESFHLSGVISLVSQSVTEGFWFCNLDYMRKNSFSEQVLEKFKIQLMRPYFKEPTLIHHLHAYIKELPLHYCVLPYYYQEELDDLRHKASSPIRFEIIHQDKPNEFIYRQQIPYEISQIQDILSNPIIMHYESDKDALGIYNGKPWEFPLGNQYHLWLEMLAHTPFWKDFTLEIQKKRIEYRDIAQKIHYFSQDKCLYEVSIRSIKVFASHYYNLVVKERWSKPIKTFFQKIFFKKKF from the coding sequence ATGCAACATGAGATCCCTATTGCCTTTGCCTTTGATAAAAACTACCTAAAAACAGGGGCTGTGGCTCTCTACTCTTTATTGCATGCCCATCGTGCAGTTGAAGGGGTACTTTTTAGTATCTATGTATTCTATAGCGGTTTAAATGAAGATGATTTAAACAGACTCCAAGAAACCATCAAGCCTTTCAAACATTTTGCCACTTTGAAATGCCAAGATATTAGCGCCACTCTTGATTCTTTGCCCACCATCACGGATAGTGCATGGGTTAATCGTTATTCCAGAATGATTCTGGTCAAATACCTTCTCCCTAGTTTATTCCCCCAATATAGCAAAATGATTTGGTCTGATGTGGATGTGGTCTTTTGCAGAGCTTTCGCTGATGATTTTATCGCTTTAGATATAAGCGAATCTTTTCATTTGAGTGGTGTGATAAGTTTAGTATCACAATCAGTTACAGAGGGGTTTTGGTTTTGCAATTTGGATTATATGCGCAAAAACTCCTTTAGCGAACAAGTCTTAGAAAAATTTAAAATTCAATTAATGCGTCCATATTTTAAAGAACCTACATTGATACACCATTTGCATGCTTATATTAAAGAACTTCCCTTACACTATTGTGTTTTGCCTTATTATTATCAAGAAGAACTTGACGATTTGCGGCATAAAGCTTCCTCACCCATTCGGTTTGAAATCATCCATCAAGACAAACCCAATGAATTTATCTATCGCCAGCAAATCCCCTATGAGATCTCTCAAATTCAAGACATTCTTTCAAACCCTATTATCATGCACTATGAATCCGATAAAGATGCTCTTGGAATCTACAATGGCAAACCTTGGGAGTTCCCTTTGGGGAACCAATACCACCTGTGGTTAGAGATGCTTGCACACACCCCATTTTGGAAAGACTTCACTCTAGAAATACAAAAAAAACGCATAGAATACCGAGATATTGCTCAAAAAATCCATTATTTTTCTCAAGATAAGTGTCTCTATGAAGTGAGCATACGATCCATTAAAGTTTTTGCATCCCATTACTATAATTTAGTGGTTAAAGAACGATGGTCTAAACCGATAAAAACTTTCTTTCAAAAAATTTTTTTCAAAAAAAAGTTCTAA
- a CDS encoding ABC transporter permease subunit, translated as MISQMLIQATLETLYMVFVASFLAVVFGLPLGVLLLVSKKGHLLNKPLLHKILDTSINMTRSFPFIILIILLLPLSRFLIGTSIGSSASIIPLAISAIPFVAKLFENSLMEVEHGKIETTLSLGASHLEVIKMMLLESLPSLANNITITLISLIGYSAMAGALGAGGLGDLAIRIGYQSYRGDVLFYAVVVIIVLVQIIQSVGDYVVKHLRKHKY; from the coding sequence ATGATTTCTCAAATGCTTATTCAAGCCACGCTAGAAACGCTTTATATGGTGTTTGTGGCGAGCTTTTTGGCGGTTGTTTTTGGCTTGCCTTTGGGGGTTTTATTGTTAGTGAGTAAAAAAGGGCATTTGTTAAACAAACCCCTTTTGCATAAAATTTTAGACACTTCTATCAACATGACTCGCTCTTTCCCTTTTATCATTCTCATTATTTTGCTCCTGCCTTTATCGCGCTTTTTGATTGGCACAAGCATTGGCTCTAGCGCGAGCATTATCCCGCTAGCCATTTCAGCCATTCCTTTTGTCGCAAAGCTTTTTGAAAATTCTTTAATGGAAGTAGAGCATGGCAAAATTGAAACCACTTTAAGTTTGGGAGCGTCTCATTTGGAAGTCATTAAGATGATGCTTTTAGAGAGCTTGCCCTCTTTAGCGAATAATATCACCATCACCTTAATTTCTTTAATAGGCTATTCGGCTATGGCGGGAGCGTTAGGGGCTGGGGGCTTGGGGGATTTAGCCATTAGGATTGGCTATCAAAGTTATAGGGGCGATGTGCTTTTTTATGCGGTGGTTGTGATTATTGTTTTAGTGCAAATCATTCAAAGCGTGGGGGATTATGTGGTGAAGCACCTAAGGAAGCATAAGTATTAG